The genomic window TCTAATAGAGCAACAATAGTTAAGAGTAATACTAGGAAAGGTAGTACAAGCATCATATCAGCAGCACGCATGATAAATGCATCCACTTTACCACCGTAGTATCCAGCAATTGATCCTAGTACAACCCCAATAATGAGTGTAAAGAACATGGCACTAAAGCCAACAATTAAAGAAATTCTTCCCCCATAAAGAAGTCGTGAAAGGTTGTCCCTTCCAGAACTATCATTACCAAGCGGATGTTCTTCACTTGGAGGTCTTTCAATCATCATTAAATTGGATTTCGTAGGACTATGATCTGTGAAAAATGGTGCTAATATAACGACCATTATAATAAGAAGGAGTATAATTACCCCTGCCACCGCTAGCTTATTCTTCATAAAACGTCTTAAAGCTAGCTGGAAAGGGCTTTTACTTTTTGCTACCTTCCCTTTTTGATTCAACTCGGGATTTTGATTCGTTGTGATTTGTGGATTAGATTCCATATTCATTCACCTCAATCGTAGCGGATTCTTGGATCGACGATACTGTAAAAGATATCGGCTAATAAATTCCCAAGTAGAATAAAGAAGCCTAGTAGTAAATTGATCGCCATAATGACTGGGTAATCTCGGTTACCTATAGAGGTAAGGAAAAGCGTTCCTAAACCTGGGTATTGGAATACACCTTCGGTAATAACGGCCCCACTTAAAAGAACTCCAATTTCGAAGCCCATTAAAGTGATAATAGGAATTAAAGCATTCCGAAGTGTGTGTTTATACAGTACATTTCGGCTGGTCATTCCTTTTGCCTTTGCTGTTCGAATAAAATCTTTCCCTAAAACATCTAAAACTTCTGAACGCATATAGCGCATATACGTTGCCGTCCCTGCCAAACCGAGTGTAAGTCCAGGTAACACAAGGTGATGAAGTTTGTTCAATATTAACTCAAACCCCTCTAAGCCATTTGCGGATACAGACCCCTGTGATGGGAACCATCCCAAGTGAATTGAGAAGAAGTAAATAGCAACTAATCCAAAGAAGAAGTTTGGAATAGCCAATCCAAGGAAGCCAAACGTCGTTGCCCCGTAATCGAGTAATGAATATGGCTTTCTAGCGGAGTATATTCCAATAGGAATAGATACGATGATTGTAATGAAAAGTGAAAATGCACCTAAATATATGGTGTTCTGAATTCGATCACCAATTAAATCAGAGACTTCACGCCCCTTATAAATAAATGATTTACCGAAGTCACCTTGAACTGCATTGGATACCCAGCGGAAATATTGGACAGGAAGAGGGTCGTTTAATCCAGCAGCAGTCTTCTGTTGTTCGAACACTTCAGGATCAATATTTGGATCTAATATTCTTCCTGTAAATGGGTCCCCGGGTGCAGCTCGTACCAATCCAAATACGATAATCGTTAAAGCGATTAACATAGGTATAAAGATAAGAATGCGCCGAATGATATATTTGTACATCGCTTTCCCCTCCATTCTGGGTTATAGAACTTTATATATTGCTTGTTTAAAAGAAAAAGAGCATGCGGCGTTTATCCGCACGCTCCATTCAGTAACATTAAATATTAGTTGTCATTAACCCACCATAGATGTGGATCGTTGTGTAGCGAGTATGGTAGTGGTTCCATACCTTGAATACGCTTGTTATAGCCCCATAGGCTGTTTTGTGCATATAGGATAACAGCTGGAAGGTCTTCTTGGAACATTACTTGCCAGTCGCTATATACTTGTGTACGGTAGTCTTGGTCAAATGCATCTGGTGGTGTTAATGCATCTTCTAACAGCTGGTCTGCTTCAGGGTTATACCAACGTCCGAAGTTATAACCTGCTGTAGATTTCCAAAGCCCACTCGGATCTGGATCTCCAGTTCCTAAGCTCCATCCTAGTAAGTAAAGGTCCCAATCCGTATTGTTTGTAAGTTCTGGAACGTAAGCAGCCATTTCCATTGGTTGTTTAAGTTCGATGTTAATTCCTACTTCTTCTAACATTTCCTCAATGATTGGTGCAGAACGTTCACGTAATTGGTTTCCAGTTGGATAGTTTAGGTTTAATACCCACTCTTCTCCATCTGCATTTTCACGGAAACCATCACCGTCTGTATCAACAAATCCAGCAGCATCTAACAATTCTGCAGCTTTTGCAGGATCATATGGGTATTGGTTTGGATTTTCGCCATCATATGCCCAGAATTGTGTAGCGATTGGGGCATTGATAACAGATCCTTTACCATATAATAAACCGTCGATGATACCTTGTCGGTTAATTGCATATGCAATTGCCTGTCTTACTTCTGCAACAGCTAAATCTTCATTTGGCACCCAGTTATCAGGGTTAATAGCACCTGATTGATTATCTTCAGCTGTTCTGTGATTATGGATTAGACCCATTAACTGATAACCAAAGTCTGGTTGTTCAATGATTTGAATATGATCCATAGCCGCTACAGTTTCATAGTCAGCTGGTTGGAATCCATTTGGATCTGCAACGAAGTCAATTTCTCCGTTTTCAAGTAGACCCAAGATGACCGCTTGGTCAACTACACGCCATACAATGCTGTCTAGGTATGGCTCACCTTGCCAGTAATCTGCATTTCTTTCAAGAATATACTGCTCTCCATCAATCATGTCAGAGAATTTGAATGGACCAGTACCAACAACTTCTCCTGGATTTCTAGATGGACCAGCTTCTGGAATTTCTGCTATTGGAATATCTTTGAAAACATGTTCTGGAATAATTGGGAATGCAACATCTTTTAATGCTGTTACGTTAGGCTCAGTGAAGTAGAATGTAACCTTGTAATCACCATCAGCTACAACACCTTCAAATTCAGTTGTTTCCCCACTGTTAAATGCCTCGTAACCTTTTAGTCTTACAACATAGTCTTGACGAACCCCACCAGCCTCAGTATATCCAGGGCTAGCAATCATCTTATAAGTAAACACTACGTCTTCAGCCGTGAAATCTTCACCATCGTGCCACTTAACACCTTCTTCTAATTCAAGGGTTACAGCAGTTTGGTCATCATTAAATGTCCATGACTTTGCTAAGTTTGGAATGAATCCAAGATTTTCATCTTGTGATAGTAATCCTTCGTGAGTAAAGTCTAGGATATTTGCTTCATACGCTTCTTGATAGAAGATTGGATTAAATAATCCTGTAGGAGCCGTATCCATCGCACCTACGATTGTTCCACCTTTTTGAGGGCCATCTGATGTTGCATCACCATCAGTATCACCATCGGTATCATTATTATTTTCCTGTTGATTTGTGTCATCTGGTTTCTTATCCCCATCTGCAGAGTCCTTGTTACATGCAGCAAGTACTCCTAGAAGAAGAACGAAAACTAGCATAAGTAACCAATGTTTCTTTTTCAAAATATTCACCCCTTGTAATTTTTCAAATCAATTGATTGGAAAGACCTATACTACCTAGATGAACCACCCCCTTAACGTGAGGTCCTTATAATAGGTCCTTGGAAATTTATTTATCATATAGATGACAAGCCACAAAGTGGCCATTTCCCATATCTGTTAGTTCCGGACGGTCTATGGAACAACGCTCATGTGCAAGTGGACAACGTGTTCTAAACGAACAACCACTTGGCGGGTTAGAAGGACTCGGTAAATCCCCCTTTAAGATAATCTTTTCCCTTTTATTATGTATGTCTGTAGATGGTACGGAAGAAAGTAATGCTTGTGTGTAAGGATGTAATGGATTTTCATAGATGGAATTCTTAGGAGCTATTTCAGCGATACGGCCTAAGTACATGACGGCCACTCGGTCACTGATATGTTTTACAACACTCAAATCATGAGCAATAAATAAATAAGTTAAGTTAAACTCTTCTTGAAGGTCTGCCATTAAGTTTAAAACCTGAGCCTGAATGGAAACGTCTAGTGCAGACACTGGTTCATCACAAATAACAAACTTAGGATTTAAGGCTAGTGCCCTTGCAATACTAATTCTTTGTCTTTGTCCCCCAGAAAACTCATGTGGATATTTAAGTCGGTCTTCTGGTCTAAGTCCTACTTTTTCTAATAGACTAATAGTCTTTTCATATCGTTCTTTCTTTGACATATTGGTCTGGACGATCAACGGCTCCTCAATTAGTTGTGAGACACTCATCTTGGAATTTAGTGAAGCAAATGGATCTTGGAATACAATTTGCATATCCCGACGAATCGGACGAAGCTTTCTATTCCCCAGATTAGATATGTCATTGTCTTCAAAAAATATCTGACCCTCTGTTGGATCTAGTAATCTTAGAATAACTCTGCCTAGAGTTGACTTCCCTGAACCTGATTCTCCTACAACGCCTAATGTTTCGCCTCGAATAACATTAAGTGATACATCATCAACGGCTTTAACATGGCCAACGGTTCGTTTTAATATTCCACCCTTAATTGGGAAGTACTTTTTTAAATTTTTTGCCTGGACAATATAATCTTGATCATTTTGCTGTTGGGTTAGGTCCTTTTCTAGTAAAGACATGGTAGTGAGCCTCCTTATTCATAGAGATAGCAGCGTACAGTATGTCCAGGTTCCGTTTCTAATAGATTTGGATTAGCTACCCTACATTTGTCCATTGCACTTGGACAACGGTCTGCGAAACGGCAACCTTCCGGAAAGGCATAAGCTGGTGGAACCATTCCCTTAATTGCTCCCAATCTATCCACTTCTTTTTCAAGACTTGGAAGACTTTCAAGTAAGCCTTGCGTATATGGATGCTGTGGTTTTGTAAACAGCTTCTCAACGGTCGTATCTTCAACAATTTGACCACCATACATAACCATTACTCGATCAGCATATTCCGCTACGACTCCAAGGTCATGCGTTATAAGTAACACGGACATATTAAACTTTGCCTTCATGTCATTCATTAAATCGAGTATCTGAGCCTGAATCGTTACATCAAGAGCTGTTGTAGGTTCATCTGCAATCAGTAATTTAGGGTCACAAGAGATAGCCATAGCAATCATGGCCCTTTGCCTCATTCCTCCCGATAATTGATGAGGATACTCCTTGATTGTTTCCTCAGCTCTTGGGAATCCTACTATCTTTAATAGTTCAATAGCTTTT from Bacillus carboniphilus includes these protein-coding regions:
- a CDS encoding ABC transporter ATP-binding protein, producing MAQDTLLEVEGLKTYFYLDDKRVAKAVDGVNFSIQPGETLALVGESGSGKSITSLSIMQLIEKPGKITEGNIVFGGKDLVDLTDKQMSKVRGKDIAMIFQEPMTALNPVFTIGNQIVETLRRHKKLSKKQAELKAIELLKIVGFPRAEETIKEYPHQLSGGMRQRAMIAMAISCDPKLLIADEPTTALDVTIQAQILDLMNDMKAKFNMSVLLITHDLGVVAEYADRVMVMYGGQIVEDTTVEKLFTKPQHPYTQGLLESLPSLEKEVDRLGAIKGMVPPAYAFPEGCRFADRCPSAMDKCRVANPNLLETEPGHTVRCYLYE
- a CDS encoding dipeptide ABC transporter ATP-binding protein, with the translated sequence MSLLEKDLTQQQNDQDYIVQAKNLKKYFPIKGGILKRTVGHVKAVDDVSLNVIRGETLGVVGESGSGKSTLGRVILRLLDPTEGQIFFEDNDISNLGNRKLRPIRRDMQIVFQDPFASLNSKMSVSQLIEEPLIVQTNMSKKERYEKTISLLEKVGLRPEDRLKYPHEFSGGQRQRISIARALALNPKFVICDEPVSALDVSIQAQVLNLMADLQEEFNLTYLFIAHDLSVVKHISDRVAVMYLGRIAEIAPKNSIYENPLHPYTQALLSSVPSTDIHNKREKIILKGDLPSPSNPPSGCSFRTRCPLAHERCSIDRPELTDMGNGHFVACHLYDK
- the opp4C gene encoding oligopeptide ABC transporter permease translates to MESNPQITTNQNPELNQKGKVAKSKSPFQLALRRFMKNKLAVAGVIILLLIIMVVILAPFFTDHSPTKSNLMMIERPPSEEHPLGNDSSGRDNLSRLLYGGRISLIVGFSAMFFTLIIGVVLGSIAGYYGGKVDAFIMRAADMMLVLPFLVLLLTIVALLDKVTVGIFVAIIALTSWPNLTRIIRGTYLSLREQEFVLGARAIGASDFRIIFKHFIPNAIGPIVVNATLMMATYIIIESGLSFIGFGIPQPTPTWGNMISEAQSLRILRNSPEAWVPPGLMILTTVLCINFIGDGLRDAFDPKSNRR
- a CDS encoding ABC transporter permease, which produces MYKYIIRRILIFIPMLIALTIIVFGLVRAAPGDPFTGRILDPNIDPEVFEQQKTAAGLNDPLPVQYFRWVSNAVQGDFGKSFIYKGREVSDLIGDRIQNTIYLGAFSLFITIIVSIPIGIYSARKPYSLLDYGATTFGFLGLAIPNFFFGLVAIYFFSIHLGWFPSQGSVSANGLEGFELILNKLHHLVLPGLTLGLAGTATYMRYMRSEVLDVLGKDFIRTAKAKGMTSRNVLYKHTLRNALIPIITLMGFEIGVLLSGAVITEGVFQYPGLGTLFLTSIGNRDYPVIMAINLLLGFFILLGNLLADIFYSIVDPRIRYD
- a CDS encoding peptide-binding protein; the encoded protein is MNILKKKHWLLMLVFVLLLGVLAACNKDSADGDKKPDDTNQQENNNDTDGDTDGDATSDGPQKGGTIVGAMDTAPTGLFNPIFYQEAYEANILDFTHEGLLSQDENLGFIPNLAKSWTFNDDQTAVTLELEEGVKWHDGEDFTAEDVVFTYKMIASPGYTEAGGVRQDYVVRLKGYEAFNSGETTEFEGVVADGDYKVTFYFTEPNVTALKDVAFPIIPEHVFKDIPIAEIPEAGPSRNPGEVVGTGPFKFSDMIDGEQYILERNADYWQGEPYLDSIVWRVVDQAVILGLLENGEIDFVADPNGFQPADYETVAAMDHIQIIEQPDFGYQLMGLIHNHRTAEDNQSGAINPDNWVPNEDLAVAEVRQAIAYAINRQGIIDGLLYGKGSVINAPIATQFWAYDGENPNQYPYDPAKAAELLDAAGFVDTDGDGFRENADGEEWVLNLNYPTGNQLRERSAPIIEEMLEEVGINIELKQPMEMAAYVPELTNNTDWDLYLLGWSLGTGDPDPSGLWKSTAGYNFGRWYNPEADQLLEDALTPPDAFDQDYRTQVYSDWQVMFQEDLPAVILYAQNSLWGYNKRIQGMEPLPYSLHNDPHLWWVNDN